A single Anaerolineae bacterium DNA region contains:
- a CDS encoding M20/M25/M40 family metallo-hydrolase: MTKESNHPTVALIKRLSRAVGVTGYAGPNAIHPVIAAEMAPLVDRVEQDRIGSVVGLKTGRQNPPNGQPRRKIMLAAHLDEIGAMVTQVDRGFLRFTQVGSLDDRVLMGQAVLVHGRRDLPGVIGAVPPHLLPANRPADTVDHADMHIDVGLPPDQVKKLAQVGDLVSFVNPPVELLNSLISGKAMDNRSSVAAMLLCLRELNKLQHQWDVYAVATADEEWGRYVGATTQAYAIRPDVALVIDVTFADVEENEIKLNEGPVLGLGPSNHPVVRQRLLEVCRELELKYQTEVMTTGLGTDAYAVEISREGVPTMLVAVPSRYMHSPVEVVQPKDVERIARLAAHFIAGLDEAFAESLAAL; the protein is encoded by the coding sequence ATGACCAAAGAATCTAACCATCCAACCGTTGCCCTCATCAAACGCCTGTCCCGAGCCGTTGGCGTCACCGGCTATGCCGGGCCAAATGCCATCCACCCGGTGATTGCCGCCGAAATGGCCCCCCTGGTTGATCGGGTTGAGCAGGACCGGATAGGGAGCGTTGTGGGCCTTAAAACGGGTCGGCAAAATCCGCCCAACGGACAACCACGGCGCAAAATCATGTTGGCCGCTCACCTGGACGAAATTGGGGCCATGGTTACGCAAGTGGACCGGGGCTTTTTGCGCTTTACCCAGGTGGGCAGTCTGGACGACCGGGTGTTGATGGGCCAGGCCGTGCTGGTGCATGGCCGGCGCGATTTGCCGGGCGTCATCGGCGCGGTTCCGCCGCATTTGCTGCCCGCTAACCGGCCTGCTGATACCGTTGACCACGCCGATATGCACATTGACGTGGGCCTGCCGCCGGATCAAGTAAAAAAGTTGGCGCAGGTGGGCGATCTGGTTTCTTTTGTCAATCCCCCGGTTGAACTGTTGAACAGCCTTATCAGCGGCAAAGCCATGGACAACCGTTCCTCGGTGGCGGCCATGTTGCTTTGCCTGCGAGAACTGAATAAATTGCAGCACCAATGGGACGTGTACGCCGTGGCTACGGCCGACGAAGAGTGGGGGCGTTACGTGGGCGCGACCACCCAGGCTTACGCCATCCGGCCCGACGTGGCCCTGGTGATTGACGTTACCTTTGCCGATGTGGAAGAAAATGAGATAAAGTTGAACGAAGGGCCGGTGCTGGGCCTGGGGCCAAGCAACCATCCGGTGGTGCGGCAACGCCTGCTGGAAGTTTGCCGGGAGTTGGAATTGAAATATCAAACCGAAGTAATGACCACGGGCCTGGGCACCGACGCCTACGCTGTGGAGATCAGCCGCGAGGGCGTGCCCACCATGCTGGTGGCCGTGCCCAGCCGCTATATGCATTCCCCCGTTGAGGTGGTCCAGCCCAAAGACGTTGAGCGTATCGCCCGGCTGGCGGCTCATTTTATTGCCGGCCTCGACGAAGCCTTTGCGGAGAGTTTGGCTGCATTGTGA